Below is a window of Humulus lupulus chromosome 2, drHumLupu1.1, whole genome shotgun sequence DNA.
TGGGCATACTCATATTGAATTCTTTTTAGATGCACATTGGGCAGGGTCCAAAATGAATAGAAGATCCACTTCAGGTTATTATATATTAGTTGGAGTGAATTTGGTCTCATGAAAGAGTAAGATGCAAAATGTTGTGTCACGATCTAGTGCAGAGTCAGAATATAGTGCTATGACATAGTCTGTGTGTgagataatatgaatatatcaaCTCTTGAATGAAGTAGGTCTTAAGACTTCAATACCAGCAAAATTGTGGTGTGATAACCAAGTTGTCTTTTACATTGCATCTAATCCTATGTTTCATGAACGAACTAAACACATTGAAATTGATTGGTTTTTACATGATATGTGAAAACGGGAGAACAATGGTtgattatttttgtaacaaattgGACATGATTAATACATATGCTCCAACTTGAGGGGAGTGTTAACTGTAATTTAGATattattaattatcaattaacTTAATTATAATTTCCTTAGATAGATTTCtagatgtgtatatatatgtacgtCACTTCTCAATGAAATACACAGagaattcaattttttttctctcaaatAACACTTATAAAACAACTTTGAGAATATGGCTTTAGAATCGTGCGTGTGAAAAACCGAGGTTAACCAATGATATATACTTAGGTAAGCCAATAGATCACCTGAAACACTCCTCCGGTCAGGCACCATTAAAACTGAGTGATGAGACTGGAAATCATGTTCAGGCACTATTAAAACTGAGTGATGAGACTGGAAGTCATGTTCCAGTATGTTTCAGCATTgacattattatattatttaaaaatatacaaAGAACTTGTACGACTATCATTCTTTAAAAAAATTAGGATTCTGTACAATAAAGCTGCAAAAATGTTAAGCAGACTATATAGTTCTTTAAGCAGGAACTGCATCATTACGTTGTATGCAGATATTCAATTTGAGTTGGCTGCCATAACCAGAAGGATTCCTGGGAATAAGGAGGTACCCTGTTGATGGACGGGTAGCAACCCGAACCTGACTGCAGCTCGTGAAAGACTGTAATCGGAGAGAGCTTTCATCGGTTTTGGCCAGAATATCATAGAAGAAACCCTTAAATGAGCAGGGCCACATACAACTAACCCAGACCACGTATCCAAAAGTTTCAATATCAGAGTTAAGAAGAAATATGACATTATCGTTCCGTTCTTGAAGAACAAGGAAATCAACACAATTTAACAAGGTAACAGTAAAACTTGAGTTGTAGTCAAAACGCACAGCAGAGTCCAAGTGCTGAGTGTTGAAGTGGAGATATAACTCCTTGGATGAAGAGACAAAGTCACAGGTACGAAGCGGGCAAGAACAAGGAGAATACGTGCAACTCCTTTCATGGTCTTTCTTCTTGCTGTAAGTAACTGTTTCTTTACAGCCATACTGAGCGTTCAAGCATGCTATTTTGACTGATTCCAGCACCTTCTCAATTGCCCGGCAACGGTTATATCCAATGGGCCAAGAGCAGGAAGGACATTTATTTCTAATTCTAGTGCAGCAGGTAGAGCAAGCGATATGTCCATTCTCACACTGAATAGTCACACAAGCACCAGATAGTTAATATTATAGTTGTAAGCATATCTATTGGTTTACAATGAATCAGGTGGCTTCTTTTATTCAATTTCACCTTCTATTTTAACATAATCACTGCATAAACAAATAACTCAATGTTTCGAAAATATTACATACAACACACATCAAAATCAATAATAGGAAAACCTTCAACAATTATCATGAACCATCGCACTGACTATAATCAGCTATATAAGCACTTAACTGTTTACCTCcaaattacagaatttccaattttttaagtatgaaaaatataaGCTTGAGAAATCTAGTGCTAGATGTAATATTAGCAAGAGCTTATGCATCAAAGATGCACTAAAATATTAGAACCACAAGTCAAAAAAATTGTGAAATTATCTTAAAAGTTAAAACCATGACTATTTCATAAATATAAGAGAAGGTCATATTCCATAATTAAATACCGCAACAAATATTTAATAACAATTTGCACCTACACTTTGATTAATTTTCAACTAAACTGAAAGAACTTCTCTATCAAAGGTAAAAGACAGATCGATCTGGAACTGAAATCTCTTTTCAAAGTACAAATATGGTTCCAAGCTTTTGAGAGGCTTGGTCTCTCCTACTAGAGCTAGGCTCTCCCAAAATCACAAAACAATCAGAAAATGATTCCTTCCTTATGCTATCCTATTTATTGATAAGTTGATGCCTAATTGAAATTCAACTACTTAAGCCTAAACTACCCTAACTGCCACCCTTATCTTTCCCTCTCTTTCTAACACAAGTTATCTTATTATTGGTCTATTACAAACACGCCAAAACTATTTGCCAAGCCAGTCCTGTAGATGTAAGCTTAAAGTCAATCAGGGAATCACCAATAAAAACTCAACTCACCCCTTATCCTTAATAACAACCAATAAGTAAATTTCCCAGCTTCCATAAAGCATCTAGTTCAACTATAGCTTATTCAACTTTACTTCTTTTCATTTAGTTCTCTGTTCCCCCAATCAAATAACCATAACCTAAGTTGAGGCAGCGAACATTATGGTTCAAACCATAATTTACTGATCGGAACCCAGACCAGAGAGAACACCAAACAGTAGAAAAACAGAGAAGCAATAGGAAAATGAAAGGTTGTATTAATGAAATGGATGGGGAAATACATGAAAGGTTGTAGTGATGAAATGGAAAGAGAAATACAAAATAAAGGTAACCCAGGTGCTTTAAGGGATCTAGAACCTCCAAAGCCCAAAGCTCAATTCCACTCACTCATTTCTTGATTGTTCTACTCAGCTACATTGGCTATATATATAACCTCTAGACCACCCAAATTCCCATTCCCAATGCTATTAACTCTCCCTCCCCAGTCCCCACAGAGTACCATCTGTCTATACCAACAAACCACAGACTACAACTCACCTACACATTCCAATTGATACTCCTAGCCCCCAGATGACCTAAATTGAGGTCCTATCAGTTACTCGAGTACATCGTCAAGAAACTATAGGGTTTGCTTGGATACACATACAGTTTTGCAAttgcaaactttttttttttcattttaagaGAGATTATCAGGGACGATGGTTTCAAGACTTTGTTTGAGGAATCTCCGTCGACCATTTCACTTTCAtaaaccaatatatatatatatattagccaTGAATATGACGAAGTATATCCTACATTTGATGAAAGCTTCAACATTCACTTGAGACTCGATGATTTGTATTCCATTAATCCTCGTTTAGGATActatactgtttcaaaattatcCATTAGGTTAAGACCTTTCCGCTATTGCATTCACAAAGACCACGAGTTGTTTGTGCCTATCCATAAATTACAAAAACCAATCAAATCTGGAGTTGTATCAGCACGTATATTAATTTTCCCAGGAATAAACATAACCAAAATTCGGTTAAGAATACAGGGCATGCAACTACAATTACTACCAATCCAATGTTTTGACCATATAATTAAATTTTGCACCATTCAAAATCAATATGACTTTTATATATGCGCACCATATTTCGATAATTGCAATAAATTACCAATCGTCGCGAGGAAAGTAAATCGAAAAAAAAAACCTGAAAAACGGGAAGGGTCAAGGGGTCGAAGCATATAGAGCAATCAAGAACATCTGGATCGGTCAAAACGACGGGAATCGATCTGTCCCTGGTGGTTGAGACAGAATCATCTGTAGGAATTCGACCTACCAATGGGGAATCATGCTCAGAAACGTAGCCTTcttgttgttcttcttcttcGACCACTCTTGTTATGTCTACGTGAGCGTCTTCTTCTATTTCTTGTTCTTCGTCTTCGTCTTCGTCTTCGTCCTCGTCCTCGTCATGAAAAGATTGGTCGAGGTCTACTCGTTGACAAGGTCGAGGAAGAATGAACTCATCTTCGCTCGAGCACTCGGAGCAATAGTTTAGCACAGAACGGGGTCGTTTCAATCTTGTACTACTACTGGGTGTCACTATGGGTCCATCCTCATCTTCTTCATCTCCAGACACAGAGAATCTCGTCATTCCTCTTGCTCTCTCCTTTAGGCTCTGGCTATGttagttttgtttttgtttgtttgttttttttttaaaaaaaaataaataaaacaaattgtTGGAAAATTATTATTTGGTAATGGGAAATTTGGGTGAAATGAAAATAATAACTAGTTTGTTACAGGCCGTGGGTCAACCCAAGAAGAATCAGCCCAAAGAAGGGGCCCAATACCATTGGATGAGAAGGTGATGCTTGACTGGACCCAAAAATGAATCAACCATTCGGCACAAAGCGATACAGAGGCTATTGAAGGGCACGAACAGAAAGAGGGCATAACAGGAAGAGTTGACCAAGGAGAAGGGCAGAAAGTGCGTGAGAAGAGAAGGCGAGTGAGGCCCCATTGGCTGGACGAGTTCGTTAGGATGGAGAGGCACTGAGAGTGGAGGGAAGAGATTGTTATTTCAGTTATGAGTTTGTTATTTCTATTTCTGTTAAATTGTATTGGGTATATGAGGATTGTAATCAGACCATGGGCATTATTATTGATTATCAAGAAGTTTGGATTAGGGAGTTTTGCACTGACTCGAAGAGTGTCCTTGCTATCACTGGTGCTTTCATCCTTTGAACTCATAATGAAGAATGAAGAACTTGCTTCCCTGCTGCAGTCGATGGAGCTGAGTTTCAAGCAGTACTCAGATGagcaattggagaagcaatttcaGAAGTTCTCTACTCTACTTACCCAACATGCTGCCCAGACGGAGGAACGTTTTGCAGCGATACCATCTCCTCAGGTCACCGCGACGGAAGGGAATGGCAGCGCTCGGGTCGAGGGCACTAGGGTCTCGGGCTGGAGGTTCGCCGCGCCACAAGCCAGTGGGGAAATACACTCGATTCTCAAAACACTTCGGGTCAAGGTTCCGCGATTCGACGGAACAAATGTAGAGGATTGGATTTACAAGATTACCAAGTTTTTTGACTTACACAAGGTGGATTATGCAATGCGTTTGGCAGTGGTACGGAGGACCATCCACATGGTTCCAATGGATGGAGAAGGGAGGCTCGATAATAGACTAGGATTCATTTCTAAAGGTGTTAGTTCAAAGGTTAGGCGCATCCATATACGATGATCTGCTGGGAAGAATTTCTAAGCCAACCCAAACGGGGAGAGTTTCTCAATATCGAGCAGAATTTGAAGCACTCATGTTGCGCATATCCGTGGTAGCCGATTCAATGTCTCTCAATTTCTTTGTATGGGGTCTGAAGCTAGAAATCCGTAGGGAGCTTCTATTGGCTAAGCCGTTAGACTTGGCAGATGCTATGGCCAAGGCGCAATTGTTCGAGGATCGCCATGACGATTTGAGCATCCGTCAGCGCTCAGATGTGTCACAAACAGGGTGGTCTAATCGGGTATCGACCCCGAGCCCAGGGAACTCATCCACCCCAGTGTTTTCTCCAAAGCCCGCAGTCACCACTACAGCACCATTCGGATTGCAAGCTCAACCTCGGGCCAGTACTCAATCCCTTCCGGTCAAGCAATTATCTCCGGGGAATTGCAAGATCGTCGTGACAGGGGATTGTGTTTTACGTGTGATGAGAAATTCAGTTTTGGTCACAAGTGCAAGAATAGGATGCTGATTTTATGTGGACAGGAGGATGAGGAAGTTGATTTGGGGACAGAAACGGAAAGCAAAGAGCTCACCGAACCTGTGGAAGAGGCAGAAGTGAGTCTGAACTCCCTCTCTAATTCGATGAACCCTTGCATTTTTCGAATCATGGCCAAACACGGCACCAAAACCTTGGAAGTCCTCATTGACACAGGCAGCAACAATAACTTTATCCAGGAGTCATTGGCGGATCGCTTATCATTACAATGGGAGGAAACCACCCGTTTCAAGGTATACATGGGTAACATAAATTTTTTGGTATGTTCAAAGATATGTACAGGAGTGGATTTGACAATGCAGggccaccattttgttgtggattTATTCATTTTACCCATTTGCGGCTTGGACATTATATTGGGAATGCAATGGCTGCAAACATTGGGGTCGTGCCTCCATGATCATAAGAATTTGACGATGGAATTTCAGTGGCAAGGGAGTATAGTAAAGCTGGCAGGATCGCAGATAGTGGCACCGCACCAGCTCACCTTCACACAATTTCACGCTTTGATACGCGAAGGGGACATTAAAGATTTATTCCGCCTCACCACATTGGTCAAAGATAGTTACCCAGCATCAGGGGATCTCCAAGCCGTAGAAGCACAGTTTCCCAGGGCAGGCACGGGCTTACTCACGGGGTTCAGTTCTGTATTTGCCGAGCCACAAATGTTACCACCGCACAGGAGCATTGATCATCGCATTTTCCTGCACCCCGGGTCGGCACCAGTCAATGTAAGGCCTTACCGATATCCCTACTTTCAAAGTGATATTATTGAGCAGCTAGTTAAAGAAATGATTTCATTGGGATTCATTCGACCGAGCACCAGCCCCTATTCTTCACCGGTCTCACTAGTAAAAAAGAAAGATGGCACGTGGCATTTTTTGTGTGGATTACAGGGCTCTTTACAGCATCACTGTCAAGGATCGCTTCCCAATTCTGACCATCGATGAGCTGCTAGACAAATTGGGTCACGCACAGGTCTTCTCTAAGTTAGATCTTCGGGCTGGCTGGCTATAACCAAATTCACATGGATCATAGGGACATTCATAAGACAGCGTTCCGCACACATGAGGGGCATTATGAATTCGTGGTGATGCCGTTTGGTCTCACCAATGCTCCCTCTACGTTTCAAGCCACGATGAACAGATTATTCAGCCCCTATTTTTTGATGACATTCTAATATACAGCCACAACGTGACGGACCATGTTCACCATTTGCGAATGGTTTTATAGCTACTGCGGGATAATAGTTTCTATGCCAAAGTGACCAAATGTAAATTCTTTCAGACCACTATAGACTATTTGGGACATCTGGTTTCAGCACAAGGGGTTAGGGCCGATCCTTCAAAGATTGCGGCAATGGTCGTCTAGCCGATTCCTACTTCTCTCAAGCAGCTGCGAGGTTTTCTAGGCCTTACTGGATACTACCGACGATTCGTAGCACAATACGCCTCCATTGCGGCGCCTCTTATAGAATTGTTGAAAAGAGACAACTTCCATTGGACTACACAAGCTTCAGTAGCTTTTGACAAACTCAAGGCAACCATGACTACGACACCTGTTCTGCATTTACCGGACTTCTCTAAGGACTTTATGGTGGAAACGAATGCTTCCAACATTGGGATTGGGGGCGTATTGATACAAGGGGGCCACCCAATCACATTTTTTAGTAAGAAGTTGGGGCTGAAATTCGTGGGAGCTTCTACTTACAGCCGTGAAATGAGGGCTATTATTGAAGCAGTAACGAAGTGGCGACAATACTTATTGGGTTGACATTTTGTGATATGTACCGATCATAAGAGCTTCAAAGACTTATGGACACAAGTAATCCAAACCCTGGAGCAACAACACTTCCTTCGGAAACTGTTGGGATTTTACTTCTCTATTGAGTACAAGGCAGGGAAGGAGAATGCGGTGGCTGACGCACTTTCCAGACGTCACGAGGGAAGCTATTCTtttgggtttatacttttttggaccctgtgttttttcccattacctgtttggaccctgtgttttgacaaattgctttttggaccctatgttttgtaaaatggttaaaatagaaccctaaacccgattttggtcaatgttttctcaactaaaatcacaaataatttaccaaactaacaattcagaacaaaaataaaatcattctgcttaaaaactgcgttgttatattcaattttttttcatcaaaattaagtttagggttctattttaaccattttacaaaacataaggtccaaaaagtaatttgtcaaaacacatggtccaaaaagtaatttgtcaaaacacatggtccaaacaggtaatgagaaaaaacacagggtccaaaaaattatAAACCCTATTCTTTTTTACAGTTAGCTTTAAGTACGGGATGCTTTGAATTTTTAGAGGAACTACGACAGGAAAATACAACCTGCCCCGACCTTCGCTTACTACACAGTAGAGGTCACTAGATACCACAGTTTACTCGGTCAACAATGGCCTCCTTCATTTTTGGCACAAGATTTTGGTGAGTGAACATTCGaacttgaaataaaaattactgTTGGAATTCCATGCTACACCCGTGGGAGGACATGCTGGAACAACCCGAACATATTTGCGATTATGGGCTAATTTTCACTGGAAAGGAATGCGTGAAGATGTCAAAACATTTGTGCGTTCTTGCTCGGTATGCCAAACTGTGAAATATTCCACCACAGCCCCTTACGACTTACTTCAACCTCTCACGATTCCGAAAAGAGTTTGGGAAGATTTGGCCATGGACTTCATTGTGGGATT
It encodes the following:
- the LOC133818621 gene encoding putative E3 ubiquitin-protein ligase SINA-like 6, with the protein product MTRFSVSGDEEDEDGPIVTPSSSTRLKRPRSVLNYCSECSSEDEFILPRPCQRVDLDQSFHDEDEDEDEDEDEEQEIEEDAHVDITRVVEEEEQQEGYVSEHDSPLVGRIPTDDSVSTTRDRSIPVVLTDPDVLDCSICFDPLTLPVFQCENGHIACSTCCTRIRNKCPSCSWPIGYNRCRAIEKVLESVKIACLNAQYGCKETVTYSKKKDHERSCTYSPCSCPLRTCDFVSSSKELYLHFNTQHLDSAVRFDYNSSFTVTLLNCVDFLVLQERNDNVIFLLNSDIETFGYVVWVSCMWPCSFKGFFYDILAKTDESSLRLQSFTSCSQVRVATRPSTGYLLIPRNPSGYGSQLKLNICIQRNDAVPA